The proteins below are encoded in one region of Roseovarius bejariae:
- the hspQ gene encoding heat shock protein HspQ, giving the protein MLKTRAKYHLGQVVRHKKHPFRGVVFDVDPEFSNTEEWYHSIPEDSRPSREQPFYHLLAENDQSYYVAYVSEQNLVADYSGEPVDHPDIPDLFGPFQDGAYPLHFQLN; this is encoded by the coding sequence ATGCTGAAGACACGAGCGAAATATCATCTGGGTCAAGTGGTGCGCCACAAGAAGCACCCCTTCCGGGGCGTTGTCTTTGACGTGGACCCCGAATTTTCCAATACCGAGGAATGGTATCACTCCATTCCCGAGGATAGCCGCCCGTCGCGCGAACAGCCATTTTACCACCTTCTGGCCGAAAATGACCAAAGCTACTACGTGGCCTATGTCTCGGAACAGAACCTCGTGGCCGATTATTCCGGTGAGCCGGTGGACCACCCCGATATCCCCGATCTCTTCGGCCCGTTCCAGGACGGCGCCTACCCGCTGCATTTCCAGCTGAACTAG
- a CDS encoding AEC family transporter, which produces MNLALTVLEIVAPVFMLAAIGFTWVKLGFDYSVEFVTRMAMTLSVPCLIFVSLMQTEIDPAALTTLSLAAIVAYGALTVAMQVLVRAGGLEQRTYSAPMIFGNTGNLGLPLALFAFGETGLGYAVVVFAIMAIWSFTYGIWLVSGGGSIVKVVKEPLVAATVLGGVFLWQGWETPAFLTNALDLVGQMAIPLMLITLGVAVARLTPGRVKLATVLSALKVVLCAAIGWTVGMWFGLDDTALAVLVLQVSTPVAVTSYLLSEKYGADAQAVAGLVVVSTLMAVVALPVLLAILL; this is translated from the coding sequence GTGAACCTTGCTTTGACAGTGCTTGAAATCGTGGCGCCGGTCTTCATGCTGGCCGCCATCGGATTTACCTGGGTAAAGCTGGGGTTCGACTATAGCGTCGAGTTCGTCACGCGCATGGCGATGACCCTGTCGGTGCCCTGCCTGATCTTTGTCTCGCTCATGCAGACCGAGATCGACCCGGCGGCCCTGACCACGCTGTCACTGGCCGCGATCGTGGCCTATGGCGCGCTGACCGTCGCGATGCAGGTACTGGTGCGGGCGGGCGGTTTGGAGCAGCGGACCTATTCTGCGCCGATGATCTTTGGCAACACGGGCAACCTTGGCCTACCCCTTGCGCTGTTCGCCTTCGGCGAGACCGGCCTTGGCTATGCGGTGGTGGTCTTTGCCATCATGGCGATCTGGTCGTTCACCTATGGTATCTGGCTGGTGTCGGGGGGCGGCTCGATCGTCAAGGTGGTGAAGGAACCCTTGGTGGCGGCGACGGTCCTTGGCGGGGTGTTCCTGTGGCAGGGATGGGAAACGCCCGCTTTCCTGACCAATGCGCTTGATCTGGTGGGGCAGATGGCGATCCCCTTGATGCTGATCACGCTGGGGGTGGCGGTGGCGCGGCTGACGCCGGGGCGGGTGAAACTGGCCACGGTTTTGTCGGCTCTCAAGGTGGTGCTGTGCGCCGCGATCGGCTGGACCGTGGGGATGTGGTTCGGGCTGGATGACACGGCACTTGCGGTTCTGGTTTTGCAGGTCTCGACGCCGGTGGCCGTGACCTCGTACCTGTTGTCCGAAAAATACGGTGCCGATGCGCAGGCGGTGGCCGGTCTGGTCGTGGTATCGACCCTGATGGCGGTGGTCGCCCTGCCCGTTCTGCTGGCAATTCTTCTCTGA
- a CDS encoding lytic transglycosylase has protein sequence MSRTLRAMMIVLLVASCGGGRNSGPAPGNLDDACAIVSERPQYLRAFRAAERRWGVPVHVQMATIHQESKFDGNARTPYRWTLGVIPMGRQSSAYGYSQALDGTWDEYRQENRRFTARRNDIHDAADFMGWYMAKSNESLGISMADARNQYLAYHEGRTGFSRGSYNGKPWLLRVSAKVEERARMYEAQLRSCGRRRGLF, from the coding sequence ATGAGCAGAACTCTTCGCGCCATGATGATTGTTTTGCTGGTGGCATCCTGCGGGGGTGGGCGCAATAGCGGCCCGGCACCCGGAAACTTGGATGATGCCTGTGCGATCGTCTCAGAGCGCCCGCAGTACCTTCGTGCTTTCCGCGCGGCCGAACGCCGATGGGGCGTGCCGGTGCATGTGCAGATGGCGACCATTCACCAGGAATCCAAGTTCGATGGCAACGCCCGAACGCCCTATCGCTGGACCTTGGGCGTGATCCCGATGGGGCGGCAAAGTTCGGCCTATGGGTATAGTCAGGCGCTGGATGGCACCTGGGACGAGTACAGGCAGGAAAACCGCCGCTTCACCGCACGGCGCAACGATATTCATGACGCCGCCGATTTCATGGGCTGGTACATGGCCAAGTCGAACGAGAGCCTTGGTATTTCCATGGCCGACGCGCGCAACCAGTACCTAGCCTATCACGAGGGGCGCACCGGGTTTTCCCGCGGAAGCTATAACGGCAAACCGTGGCTGTTGCGCGTCTCGGCCAAGGTCGAAGAGCGCGCCCGCATGTACGAGGCGCAGTTGCGCAGTTGCGGCCGACGGCGCGGATTGTTTTGA
- a CDS encoding LolA family protein: MNTITHLLRRAALPVALAASLALPAQAQQLSLKQISAYLNSFSTAKGEFTQINDDGTINTGQIFIKRPGRVRFEYAPPERTLVVADGDTVGIVDPKSNTGPEAYPLHRTPLKIILASNVDLTRERMVTGHASDGKTTTIRAQDPEHPEYGNIELVFTANPVELRQWVINDNAGSRTTVVLGDLETGVRLANRQFEIPGKGPVGRQGD, translated from the coding sequence ATGAACACGATCACCCATCTCCTTCGCCGTGCGGCGCTTCCCGTGGCTCTGGCCGCAAGCCTCGCCTTGCCCGCACAGGCCCAACAGCTCTCGCTGAAACAGATTTCTGCTTATCTGAACTCCTTTTCCACCGCGAAGGGGGAGTTCACGCAGATCAACGATGACGGCACGATCAACACCGGGCAGATATTCATCAAGCGCCCGGGCCGCGTGCGGTTCGAATACGCCCCGCCCGAACGGACGCTTGTCGTGGCCGATGGAGATACCGTGGGCATCGTCGACCCCAAGTCGAACACCGGCCCCGAGGCTTATCCGCTGCACCGTACGCCGCTCAAGATCATTCTGGCCAGCAACGTCGACCTGACCCGCGAACGCATGGTCACCGGCCACGCCAGCGATGGCAAAACCACGACCATTCGCGCGCAAGACCCCGAGCACCCCGAATACGGCAATATCGAACTGGTCTTCACCGCCAATCCGGTCGAATTGCGTCAATGGGTGATCAACGACAATGCCGGAAGCCGAACCACCGTGGTTCTGGGTGACCTTGAAACCGGCGTGCGCCTTGCCAACAGACAGTTCGAAATCCCGGGCAAGGGGCCGGTGGGCCGACAAGGCGACTGA